A section of the Amycolatopsis sp. AA4 genome encodes:
- a CDS encoding NAD(P)/FAD-dependent oxidoreductase: MNETLRIAIVGGGPGGLLAAHVLHGHGLAAAVYDADAAVNARDPGGTLDLHADSGQIALEDAGLLAAFHELARVEGQAMTRRDHHGTLLKEFAPADDDTAAPEIDRGQLRTMLYERLTPGTVHWGHKLTELTTENGVHCLHFSNGSTVDADVVLGADGTWSKVRRRLTDARPEYLGVSYLDIRFDDVETRHPEVAALVGDGQLFTADGAGRAVILQRNSNGVIRGYVAFRAEEDWAAKEGVDLADRASVREFLLREFRGWGEKVLPLLTDNDGDYVARAFTALPAPLTWQRVPGITVLGDAAHAMAPFGGHGANLALLDGAEVAHALHEEPDVEAALARYETAMFARTGHLAADANAALRGFFADGAPEDVPDREEELRAYEARAAEYRAARTAAAR, from the coding sequence ATGAACGAGACACTGCGCATCGCGATCGTCGGGGGCGGCCCGGGCGGGCTGCTCGCCGCGCACGTTCTGCACGGCCACGGCCTCGCCGCGGCTGTGTACGACGCCGACGCCGCCGTGAATGCACGAGACCCCGGCGGCACGCTCGACCTGCACGCGGACAGCGGGCAAATCGCCTTGGAAGACGCCGGGCTGCTGGCCGCTTTCCACGAGTTAGCCCGCGTCGAAGGCCAAGCCATGACCAGACGTGACCACCACGGCACCCTGCTGAAGGAGTTCGCCCCCGCCGACGACGACACCGCCGCCCCCGAAATCGACCGCGGCCAGCTGCGCACCATGCTGTACGAACGGCTCACGCCCGGGACTGTCCACTGGGGACACAAGCTCACCGAACTGACGACCGAAAACGGTGTCCACTGCTTGCATTTCTCCAATGGATCCACAGTGGACGCCGACGTCGTGCTCGGCGCGGACGGCACCTGGTCGAAGGTGCGCCGCCGGCTCACCGACGCGAGGCCGGAATACCTCGGAGTGTCCTATCTGGACATCCGATTCGACGACGTCGAGACCCGGCACCCGGAAGTCGCGGCGCTGGTGGGCGACGGACAGCTGTTCACCGCCGACGGTGCCGGTCGGGCAGTGATCCTGCAGCGCAACAGCAACGGCGTGATCCGCGGCTACGTTGCCTTCCGCGCCGAAGAGGACTGGGCTGCGAAGGAAGGCGTCGATCTTGCTGACCGCGCCTCGGTCCGCGAGTTCCTGCTGCGCGAATTCCGCGGCTGGGGCGAGAAAGTGCTTCCGCTGCTGACCGACAACGACGGCGACTACGTGGCGCGCGCGTTCACCGCACTGCCCGCTCCCCTGACGTGGCAACGGGTTCCGGGCATCACGGTGCTCGGCGACGCCGCGCACGCGATGGCCCCGTTCGGCGGGCACGGCGCGAACCTGGCCCTGCTCGACGGCGCGGAAGTGGCGCACGCGCTGCACGAGGAGCCGGACGTCGAAGCCGCGCTGGCCCGCTACGAGACAGCGATGTTCGCCCGCACCGGCCACCTCGCCGCCGACGCGAACGCGGCACTGCGCGGCTTCTTCGCGGACGGCGCCCCGGAGGACGTGCCCGATCGGGAAGAGGAACTCCGCGCTTACGAGGCTCGAGCCGCCGAGTACCGCGCCGCACGCACGGCCGCCGCCCGCTAG
- the msrA gene encoding peptide-methionine (S)-S-oxide reductase MsrA has product MTEKAILAGGCFWGMEELFRHQPGVTATRVGYSGGDVPHATYRNHGTHAETIEVTYDPDQTDFRALLEFFFQVHDPTTKNRQGNDIGTSYRSAIFYTTDEQKRIAEDTIADVDASGLWPGKVVTEVTPAGDFWEAEPEHQNYLQNYPNGYTCHFPRPGWKLPKRA; this is encoded by the coding sequence ATGACGGAAAAAGCGATCCTGGCCGGCGGGTGTTTCTGGGGCATGGAGGAGCTGTTCCGCCACCAGCCCGGCGTGACCGCCACCCGCGTCGGCTACAGCGGCGGCGACGTCCCCCACGCCACCTACCGCAACCACGGCACCCACGCCGAAACCATCGAAGTCACCTACGACCCGGACCAGACCGACTTCCGCGCCCTGCTCGAGTTCTTCTTCCAGGTCCACGACCCCACCACGAAGAACCGCCAAGGCAACGACATCGGCACCAGCTACCGCTCCGCCATCTTCTACACCACCGACGAGCAGAAGCGGATCGCCGAAGACACCATCGCCGACGTCGACGCCTCCGGCCTCTGGCCCGGCAAGGTCGTCACCGAAGTCACCCCCGCCGGAGACTTCTGGGAAGCCGAACCGGAGCACCAGAACTACCTGCAGAACTACCCCAACGGCTACACCTGCCACTTCCCGCGCCCCGGCTGGAAACTCCCGAAGCGCGCCTGA
- a CDS encoding DUF427 domain-containing protein, with protein MPDYPAAAVETGHVEPVPRRVRGMLAGKTIVDSTRAKYVWEWPYYPQFYFPLDDVLPGALVPEEEAGRHSLHVGEVEKPAAAWVTDSVLPGHVRFAWDALDAWFEEDEQVFVHPRNPYTRVDALRSTRHVRVRLDGVTLAESSSPVLLFETGLPTRYYFNRTEVDFTHLVAEPDMVTACPYKGETSGYWSVRVGDVLHEHLAWTYAYPTVAVQAIAGLVAFYNEMVDIEVDGELLPRPRTHFSQ; from the coding sequence ATGCCCGATTATCCAGCGGCAGCAGTAGAAACCGGACATGTCGAACCGGTCCCCCGGCGAGTACGCGGAATGCTCGCCGGGAAGACCATTGTGGACAGCACGCGGGCTAAATACGTCTGGGAATGGCCCTACTATCCGCAGTTCTACTTCCCGCTCGACGACGTTCTCCCCGGCGCGCTCGTACCGGAGGAAGAAGCCGGTCGGCACTCGCTGCACGTCGGCGAGGTCGAAAAGCCCGCTGCCGCTTGGGTAACCGACTCTGTCCTGCCCGGACACGTCCGGTTCGCGTGGGACGCGCTGGACGCCTGGTTCGAAGAGGACGAACAGGTTTTCGTCCACCCGCGCAACCCGTACACGCGGGTGGACGCTTTGCGCTCCACCCGACATGTCCGAGTTCGGTTAGACGGGGTAACGCTGGCAGAATCGTCGTCACCGGTGCTGCTCTTCGAAACCGGCCTCCCGACGCGCTATTACTTCAACCGCACCGAAGTCGATTTCACGCACCTCGTCGCCGAGCCTGACATGGTCACCGCCTGTCCGTACAAGGGCGAGACGTCCGGCTACTGGTCCGTCCGCGTCGGCGACGTCCTGCACGAGCACCTGGCGTGGACGTACGCCTACCCGACCGTGGCGGTCCAGGCCATCGCCGGTCTCGTGGCGTTCTACAACGAGATGGTGGATATCGAAGTGGACGGCGAACTTCTCCCCCGTCCGCGCACGCACTTCTCGCAGTGA
- a CDS encoding MFS transporter encodes MVTTAPPAFTAPAGWRVSHGWGFRVIAFAFAACLAFSTVPTPLYALYQQRDGFATFLVTVIFAAYAVGVMASLYLAGHVSDWLGRRRVILASTLAEALSAVLFLLWPEVPGLLLARFVCGVGIGALTATATAHLSELRAVSRPDQDLGRSGLIATVVNMGGLGLGPVVGGVFAQYIGSPLTSTFVVFLVVLLVAAFAVCLVPETVERREERPAYRPQRVSLPAGARPAFVGAAIGVFAAFAITGLFMSLAPTLLAEGLHEHSRMLAGITAGSMLGAAAVAQVVFASLASRSQLRLGFVLMPIGLAVLSVAALLPSLALFLAGSVIAGSGMGLGFRAAVGTVAALADPLSRGEVLAGIFLAAYAGLVVPVLLVGMTLLWVPSPVALVGFSAAELVLLGFSAWRVLRTA; translated from the coding sequence ATGGTCACCACAGCTCCGCCCGCTTTCACCGCGCCGGCCGGATGGCGCGTCAGCCACGGCTGGGGATTCCGGGTCATCGCGTTCGCGTTCGCCGCGTGCCTCGCGTTCTCCACCGTGCCCACCCCGCTGTACGCGCTCTACCAGCAGCGGGACGGGTTCGCGACGTTCCTGGTCACCGTCATTTTCGCGGCGTACGCGGTCGGCGTGATGGCCAGCCTCTACCTCGCCGGGCACGTCAGCGACTGGCTCGGCCGCCGCCGCGTGATCCTGGCTTCGACGCTCGCCGAGGCCCTGTCGGCGGTTTTGTTCCTGCTCTGGCCGGAGGTGCCGGGTCTGCTGCTCGCCCGGTTCGTGTGCGGCGTCGGCATCGGCGCGCTGACGGCCACCGCGACCGCGCACCTGTCGGAGCTGCGGGCCGTGAGCCGCCCGGACCAGGACCTCGGCCGCTCCGGCCTGATCGCCACCGTGGTGAACATGGGCGGTCTCGGGCTCGGCCCGGTCGTCGGCGGCGTCTTCGCGCAGTACATCGGCAGCCCGCTGACCAGCACGTTCGTCGTGTTCCTGGTCGTGCTGCTGGTGGCGGCCTTCGCGGTGTGCCTGGTGCCGGAGACTGTCGAACGGCGCGAGGAGCGTCCGGCGTACCGGCCGCAGCGGGTGTCGCTGCCCGCTGGCGCGCGGCCGGCGTTCGTCGGCGCGGCGATCGGGGTGTTCGCCGCGTTCGCGATCACCGGGCTGTTCATGTCGCTCGCGCCGACCCTGCTCGCCGAAGGCCTGCACGAACACAGCCGGATGCTCGCTGGGATCACCGCGGGCTCGATGCTGGGCGCGGCGGCGGTGGCGCAGGTGGTCTTCGCGTCGCTGGCTTCGCGGTCTCAGCTGCGGTTGGGGTTCGTGCTGATGCCGATCGGACTGGCGGTGCTTTCGGTGGCCGCGTTGCTGCCGTCGCTCGCGCTGTTCCTTGCTGGCTCGGTGATCGCCGGAAGCGGGATGGGTCTCGGCTTCCGCGCGGCGGTCGGGACGGTGGCGGCGCTGGCCGATCCGCTGTCGCGCGGCGAGGTGCTGGCCGGGATTTTCCTCGCGGCTTACGCCGGGCTGGTGGTGCCGGTGCTGCTGGTCGGCATGACGCTGCTGTGGGTGCCGAGCCCGGTCGCGCTGGTCGGGTTTTCGGCGGCTGAGCTGGTGTTGCTCGGCTTCTCGGCCTGGCGGGTGCTGCGGACTGCCTGA
- a CDS encoding ABC transporter ATP-binding protein gives MSEVVLRLTDVVFRRQGKEILHGVNLTVRAGEHWALLGPNGAGKSTILGFCGAVTHPTTGTVDVLGGRLGQVELQALRRSIGHVNPRHPLRSPLTIREVVLTGVTGSIDTPPRWQPTASQIEQADELIGLLGLEGKAAERWPTLSQGERGRALIARALISDPRLLLLDEPSTGLDVAAREQLLETIDLLTRTHPRLASIVVTHHLEELPETTTHALLIADGSVVSSGPIDQAVTTASISRAFGHPIRVDRHDGRWSARAARTRSTEVA, from the coding sequence GTGAGCGAGGTCGTGCTGCGGCTGACCGACGTCGTGTTCCGCAGGCAGGGCAAGGAAATCCTGCACGGCGTGAACCTGACCGTGCGAGCGGGCGAACACTGGGCGCTGCTCGGCCCGAACGGCGCCGGGAAAAGCACGATCCTCGGGTTCTGCGGCGCGGTCACGCATCCGACCACCGGCACCGTCGACGTTCTCGGCGGACGGCTCGGCCAGGTCGAACTTCAGGCGCTGCGCCGCAGTATCGGGCACGTCAACCCGCGGCATCCGCTGCGTTCGCCGCTCACCATCCGCGAAGTCGTGCTGACCGGTGTCACCGGAAGCATCGACACTCCGCCGCGCTGGCAGCCGACCGCGTCGCAGATCGAGCAGGCCGACGAACTCATCGGCCTGCTCGGCCTGGAGGGCAAGGCCGCCGAACGCTGGCCGACCCTGTCCCAAGGCGAACGCGGCCGCGCCCTGATCGCCCGCGCCCTGATCAGCGACCCCCGGCTGCTGCTGCTCGACGAACCGTCCACCGGCTTGGACGTCGCGGCACGCGAGCAGCTGCTGGAAACGATCGACCTGCTGACCCGCACGCATCCCCGGCTCGCCTCCATCGTGGTCACCCACCATCTCGAGGAGCTGCCGGAAACGACGACGCACGCGCTGCTGATCGCCGACGGTTCGGTGGTGTCGTCGGGGCCGATCGACCAGGCGGTGACGACGGCCAGCATCAGCCGCGCCTTCGGTCACCCGATCCGCGTGGACCGCCATGACGGACGGTGGAGCGCCCGCGCCGCCCGGACGCGGTCCACCGAGGTCGCCTGA
- a CDS encoding FadR/GntR family transcriptional regulator, with product MPPLVHRHPLAAQAAEVLLGRIRAGEWPLGHKLPGETTLAAQLGVGRSTLREAIRELAGKGVLDSRQGSGVFVTALDVAEDWDAVLRRATIGAVIEARIAIEAEAAALAAHRRTPTDLRAIRRALAARAVGEPDVELLVDTDTAFHRTVLVAAHNDVLIELFDSFVPRIHRAMTDMLRARPITAPEEDQAAHLALVEAIADKDASAAAELSRAHLTALKEALS from the coding sequence ATGCCCCCTCTCGTGCACCGGCACCCGCTCGCCGCGCAAGCCGCCGAAGTCCTCCTCGGACGCATTCGTGCCGGCGAATGGCCGCTCGGCCACAAATTGCCCGGGGAAACGACTTTGGCCGCGCAACTGGGCGTCGGCCGTTCGACCTTGCGCGAGGCGATCCGCGAATTGGCGGGCAAAGGCGTGCTGGATTCCCGCCAGGGCTCCGGCGTTTTCGTGACCGCGCTGGACGTCGCCGAGGACTGGGACGCGGTGCTGCGCCGCGCCACCATCGGCGCGGTGATCGAGGCGCGCATCGCCATCGAAGCGGAAGCCGCGGCGCTGGCCGCGCATCGGCGGACGCCGACCGACCTGCGCGCGATCCGCCGCGCGCTCGCCGCCCGCGCGGTCGGCGAGCCGGACGTCGAACTGCTGGTGGACACCGACACCGCGTTCCACCGCACGGTGCTCGTCGCCGCGCACAACGACGTGCTGATCGAATTGTTCGACAGCTTCGTCCCCCGGATCCACCGCGCGATGACGGACATGCTGCGCGCGCGGCCGATCACCGCGCCCGAGGAAGACCAGGCCGCGCACCTGGCGCTGGTCGAAGCGATCGCCGACAAAGACGCGTCCGCCGCGGCGGAACTGAGCCGGGCGCACCTGACCGCCTTGAAGGAGGCACTTTCGTGA
- a CDS encoding choice-of-anchor A family protein, translating to MRARKMAVVGGAIAAAVCAVAFVAGPGASAAPLPGGLGPCVGTACPDKYPPVNNGPFAGRDNGINVFAGGDFLVREAAAEAEGRVVVLGGFDMAKRTGASSVYNVGIVGVGSRVPPPDGADFLTTGRNVTIAPNQRLLAEGGVVRYGGTVTGTVAGTLKQDPNAADPYRQLRPQLQEASTCYGKSAATGTAKNEGYRTLFTGDGKSALQVFNVDFDLTGPGGGMQGLEFTGIPAGATVLVNLVGGARVINTYTGDLADQDPINHLREKLLWNFPDASKVKIAGQAQFQGSVLVGNPASDTTVTASGTNGRFFTAGNLLHTSDGAAGGQEFHAYPFTGDLPDCTAPATTSTTPTSTTSTSTSSSTTTSTAPSSSTTTTTSTEPTSSTTSSTTSTSSTTSTSSTTTEPTSTTSSSTTSSSTTSSSATSSTSSTTSSTSSTTSTSPSETSSSTAPTSSSETSSSATSSSSQPTSSASSTSPTTSSSSSEAPAPITTTSDHSGGVAPGTGPSDQGPLASTGADIRGYLIGGGALLLIGGALVTAVAVRRKRS from the coding sequence ATGCGTGCCAGGAAAATGGCCGTCGTGGGCGGAGCGATCGCCGCGGCGGTGTGTGCGGTGGCGTTCGTGGCCGGTCCCGGCGCGAGCGCCGCTCCGTTGCCGGGGGGCCTGGGGCCGTGCGTCGGCACCGCCTGCCCGGACAAGTACCCGCCGGTCAACAACGGGCCGTTCGCCGGACGGGACAACGGCATCAACGTCTTCGCCGGCGGCGATTTCCTCGTGCGCGAAGCGGCGGCCGAGGCGGAAGGCCGGGTCGTCGTCCTCGGCGGCTTCGACATGGCCAAGCGGACGGGCGCGTCCTCGGTCTACAACGTGGGCATCGTGGGCGTCGGCTCGCGCGTGCCCCCGCCGGACGGGGCCGACTTCCTCACCACCGGCAGGAACGTCACCATCGCGCCGAACCAGCGGCTGCTCGCGGAGGGCGGCGTCGTGCGGTACGGCGGCACCGTCACCGGGACGGTGGCCGGCACACTGAAGCAGGACCCGAACGCGGCGGACCCGTACCGGCAGCTCCGGCCGCAGCTGCAGGAAGCCAGCACCTGCTACGGCAAGTCCGCGGCGACCGGGACGGCGAAGAACGAGGGCTACCGCACGCTGTTCACCGGCGACGGGAAGTCCGCGCTGCAGGTGTTCAACGTCGACTTCGACCTCACCGGCCCCGGCGGCGGCATGCAGGGCCTGGAGTTCACCGGCATCCCGGCGGGCGCGACGGTCCTGGTGAACCTCGTCGGCGGCGCCCGCGTGATCAACACCTACACCGGCGACCTCGCCGACCAGGACCCGATCAACCACCTGCGCGAGAAGCTGCTGTGGAACTTCCCGGACGCGTCGAAGGTGAAGATCGCCGGACAGGCGCAGTTCCAGGGCAGCGTGCTGGTCGGCAACCCGGCCAGCGACACGACGGTCACCGCGTCGGGCACCAACGGCCGGTTCTTCACCGCGGGCAACCTGCTGCACACCTCCGACGGCGCGGCGGGCGGACAGGAGTTCCACGCCTATCCGTTCACCGGCGACCTGCCGGACTGCACCGCCCCGGCGACGACGTCCACGACGCCGACCAGCACGACGTCGACCTCGACCAGCTCCAGCACCACGACGTCGACCGCGCCGAGCAGTTCGACCACCACGACGACGAGCACGGAGCCGACCAGTTCGACCACGTCGAGCACCACGTCGACTTCGTCCACCACGTCGACTTCTTCCACGACGACCGAGCCCACGAGCACGACGTCGTCCAGTACGACTTCCTCCAGCACGACGTCGTCGAGCGCCACCTCGTCCACGAGTTCGACGACGTCCTCGACCAGCTCCACCACGTCGACCAGCCCATCGGAGACGTCCTCGTCGACCGCGCCGACGTCGTCCTCGGAGACGTCGTCCAGCGCGACGTCCTCGAGTTCGCAGCCGACGTCCTCGGCCAGCAGCACGAGCCCGACGACGTCCAGCTCGTCTTCGGAAGCCCCGGCCCCGATCACGACGACGAGCGACCACTCCGGCGGAGTGGCCCCCGGAACCGGCCCGTCCGACCAGGGCCCGCTCGCCTCGACCGGCGCGGACATCCGCGGCTACCTGATCGGCGGCGGTGCACTGCTGCTCATCGGCGGCGCGCTGGTGACGGCCGTGGCGGTGCGCCGGAAGCGCTCCTGA
- a CDS encoding LysR family transcriptional regulator: METRQLEHFVAVAEELSFTRAAQRLFATQSTVSATIRALETDLGATLFDRSTRRVALSTAGELFLPEAKAALEAVERAREVVQQASAGLRGSLRIGTLTSMNAFDLPVLLGAFHRRHPLVDLHLTVSLTGSSGLADDVRHGRLDVALLGLSRAELGGLDATQLASVPYYAVLPDSHPLAEQASVRLPELDGELFVDCPRGFGNRIAVDREFAALGLSRRVAVEVADMRTVPRYVAAGLGVAVLPGTARLDLPGVVPIPLADTSLTWPLTVVVSAKRPPSQALRTLQELFVAAAAEEDITEF; this comes from the coding sequence ATGGAGACGCGGCAGCTGGAGCACTTCGTGGCGGTCGCCGAGGAGCTGAGCTTCACGCGGGCGGCACAGCGGCTGTTCGCCACGCAGTCCACGGTCTCGGCGACGATCCGCGCGCTGGAGACCGACCTCGGCGCGACGCTGTTCGACCGGTCGACCCGCCGGGTCGCGCTGTCCACCGCGGGCGAGCTGTTCCTGCCCGAGGCGAAAGCGGCGCTGGAAGCGGTGGAGCGGGCACGCGAGGTGGTGCAGCAGGCGTCCGCCGGACTGCGCGGAAGCCTCCGGATCGGCACGCTGACCAGCATGAACGCGTTCGACCTGCCGGTGCTGCTCGGCGCGTTCCACCGCAGGCACCCGCTGGTCGACCTGCATCTGACGGTGTCCCTCACCGGCTCGTCCGGCCTGGCCGACGACGTCCGCCACGGCCGGCTCGACGTCGCGTTGCTCGGCCTCTCCCGGGCCGAGCTGGGCGGCCTCGACGCGACGCAGCTGGCCAGCGTGCCGTACTACGCCGTGCTGCCGGACAGCCATCCGCTCGCCGAGCAAGCGTCGGTCCGGCTGCCGGAACTGGACGGCGAACTGTTCGTCGACTGTCCGCGCGGCTTCGGGAACCGGATCGCGGTCGACCGGGAGTTCGCCGCGCTCGGGCTTTCGCGCCGGGTCGCCGTCGAGGTCGCCGACATGCGGACGGTGCCGCGCTATGTCGCGGCCGGGCTCGGCGTCGCGGTCCTGCCCGGCACCGCCCGGCTGGACCTCCCGGGCGTCGTGCCGATCCCGCTCGCCGACACGTCGCTGACCTGGCCGCTCACCGTCGTCGTCTCCGCGAAACGGCCGCCGTCGCAAGCCTTGCGGACGCTGCAGGAGCTGTTCGTCGCGGCCGCGGCGGAGGAAGACATTACGGAGTTCTGA
- a CDS encoding ABC transporter substrate-binding protein, with amino-acid sequence MSSVFRPARRPFLVVAAVLATFALAACGTTEAPAAGDPAAAAKPAGPVHLTDERGKVDLPGPAAKVVSLEWGLTENLLALGVKPIGAADVKGYNTYDKVMPLAASTPDVGTRGEPSLDAIAALHPDLVVTTTDLPENVIAQLSKQAKVLTLRGSDSADPIGYLRKTVTTLSEATGTQEQGRKLLAEFDAKVAEGKKKLADAGKSGAKFVMADGYSTSGTVTVRMYAKGSFLGSVAEQLGAANQWTEAGDKDYGLAPTDVEGLTKITDPATSFVYAANAAESDVFTQDLAGNAVWKQLPFVKAGKLHRIPDGIWMFGGPKSASAYVDALTGALTR; translated from the coding sequence GTGTCCAGTGTGTTTCGTCCTGCCCGCAGGCCGTTCCTCGTCGTCGCGGCTGTGCTCGCCACGTTCGCGCTCGCCGCGTGCGGCACCACCGAAGCCCCCGCCGCCGGGGACCCGGCCGCCGCCGCGAAGCCGGCCGGCCCGGTCCACCTGACCGACGAACGCGGCAAGGTCGACCTGCCGGGCCCGGCCGCGAAGGTCGTGTCGCTGGAATGGGGCCTCACCGAAAACCTGCTCGCGCTGGGCGTGAAGCCGATCGGCGCGGCGGACGTCAAGGGCTACAACACTTACGACAAGGTCATGCCGCTCGCTGCGTCCACTCCGGACGTCGGCACGCGCGGCGAGCCGAGCCTCGACGCGATCGCCGCGCTGCACCCGGATCTGGTGGTCACCACCACCGACCTGCCGGAGAACGTGATCGCGCAGCTGTCGAAGCAGGCGAAGGTGCTGACCCTGCGCGGCTCGGATTCGGCCGACCCGATCGGCTACCTGCGCAAGACCGTGACCACGCTGTCCGAGGCGACCGGAACGCAGGAACAGGGCCGCAAACTGCTGGCGGAATTCGACGCCAAGGTCGCCGAAGGCAAGAAGAAGCTGGCCGACGCGGGCAAATCCGGGGCCAAGTTCGTCATGGCCGACGGCTACTCGACCTCCGGCACGGTCACCGTCCGGATGTACGCGAAGGGCTCGTTCCTCGGCAGCGTCGCCGAGCAGCTCGGCGCCGCCAACCAGTGGACCGAGGCGGGCGACAAAGACTACGGCCTCGCGCCCACCGACGTGGAAGGCCTGACCAAGATCACCGATCCGGCCACTTCGTTCGTCTACGCCGCCAACGCCGCCGAATCCGACGTCTTCACCCAGGACCTCGCGGGCAACGCGGTGTGGAAGCAGCTGCCGTTCGTCAAGGCCGGGAAGCTGCACCGGATCCCGGACGGCATCTGGATGTTCGGCGGCCCGAAGTCGGCGAGCGCCTATGTGGACGCGCTCACCGGCGCTCTGACGCGCTGA
- a CDS encoding iron ABC transporter permease, translating to MTAPAPARPRVSRLTASVVFLAGIVALLALSAVHLLQGTSHVGLGELLRAVFPGTDDDARSQAVAVLVASRLPRLAAALLVGLALGFAGCVLQSVARNPLTSPDTLAVNAGAYVSVVGVAAFGISLPFYVNGIVAFVGGLAAAGLVLLVARSSSGGAARLVLAGSAIALALTALTSVLLMLFQERTAGLYGWGSGTTVQSGLRQVSLAAPVIAVGVVATLLLAHRLDVLSLGDDHARVLGIDVRRTRTFAVVAAVLLSAVAVTVAGPIGFVGLCAPVIARLLASRVPGLGKHPLLLPLSGLTGALVVVTADVLLRALVPAGKAVSVPTGVVTTLAGATVLVWLARRQPSGTPSARGTHGTVRSRRWVAGTGVVLAVALVAAVIAALLLGDRIVLLGDVLNWLRGVSGTEVSFALDLRWPRMLAALLGGAALAVAGALVQAICRNPLAEPSLLGVTPGASVGAISVVLLAPGIGIWPMMGAATVAAFATFALVHWLATGSGLSSDRLVLVGIGVSAGAQAITTLVVVLTSPWNAHLALTWLAGSTYGREFSQVLPVLLCLVIALPIALSSARTLDLVSLDEDVPRVLGVPLDRSRLGFAALAAVLTAAAACAVGALGFVGLVAPHAARALVGSQHARSLPVAAALGAVLVCVADTLGRTVLAPTQIAAGLVTALIGAPYFGWLLWRSRASV from the coding sequence ATGACCGCCCCCGCACCCGCCCGGCCGCGCGTTTCGCGGCTCACCGCGTCCGTCGTCTTCCTGGCCGGAATCGTCGCGCTGCTCGCCCTGTCCGCCGTGCACCTGCTGCAAGGCACGTCGCACGTCGGGCTCGGCGAACTCCTGCGCGCCGTTTTCCCCGGCACGGACGACGACGCGCGCAGCCAGGCGGTGGCCGTGCTCGTGGCCAGCCGGCTCCCCCGGCTGGCCGCGGCGCTGCTCGTGGGGCTGGCGCTCGGATTCGCTGGCTGCGTGCTGCAGTCGGTCGCGCGGAACCCGCTCACTTCGCCGGACACGCTCGCGGTCAACGCCGGCGCGTACGTCTCGGTGGTCGGCGTCGCGGCGTTCGGGATCTCGCTTCCCTTCTACGTCAACGGAATCGTCGCCTTCGTCGGCGGTCTCGCGGCGGCCGGGCTGGTGTTGCTCGTCGCGCGCAGCAGCAGCGGCGGGGCGGCCCGGCTCGTGCTCGCCGGGTCCGCGATCGCGCTGGCGCTGACCGCGCTCACGTCGGTGCTGCTGATGCTGTTCCAGGAGCGGACCGCGGGCCTGTACGGCTGGGGCAGCGGCACGACTGTCCAATCCGGACTGCGGCAGGTTTCCCTTGCCGCACCGGTGATCGCCGTCGGCGTGGTCGCCACCCTCCTGCTCGCGCACCGGCTCGACGTCCTCAGCCTCGGCGACGACCACGCGCGCGTGCTGGGCATCGACGTCCGCCGCACCCGCACCTTCGCCGTCGTCGCGGCGGTGCTGCTTTCAGCGGTCGCGGTGACCGTCGCCGGACCGATCGGGTTCGTCGGCCTGTGCGCGCCGGTAATCGCACGGCTGCTGGCCAGCCGAGTGCCCGGGCTCGGCAAACATCCGCTGCTGCTGCCGCTTTCCGGATTGACCGGGGCGCTGGTCGTCGTCACCGCCGACGTCCTGCTGCGCGCTCTCGTCCCCGCCGGCAAAGCGGTTTCGGTGCCGACCGGCGTCGTGACGACCCTCGCCGGTGCGACCGTACTGGTCTGGCTGGCGCGACGGCAGCCGTCCGGAACCCCGTCCGCGCGCGGCACGCACGGCACCGTCCGGTCCCGCCGCTGGGTGGCCGGGACCGGCGTCGTGCTGGCGGTCGCGCTCGTCGCCGCGGTGATCGCCGCGCTCCTGCTGGGTGACCGGATCGTGTTGCTCGGCGACGTGCTGAACTGGCTGCGCGGGGTGTCCGGCACCGAGGTGTCGTTCGCGCTCGACCTGCGCTGGCCGCGGATGCTCGCCGCACTGCTCGGCGGGGCGGCCCTGGCCGTCGCGGGCGCGCTGGTGCAGGCGATCTGCCGCAACCCGCTGGCCGAACCGAGTCTGCTCGGCGTGACGCCGGGCGCGAGCGTCGGCGCGATCAGCGTCGTGCTTCTGGCGCCCGGCATCGGAATCTGGCCGATGATGGGCGCGGCGACCGTCGCCGCGTTCGCGACGTTCGCCCTCGTGCACTGGCTCGCCACCGGCAGCGGACTGTCGTCGGACCGCCTGGTGCTGGTCGGCATCGGCGTCAGCGCGGGCGCGCAGGCGATCACGACGCTCGTGGTCGTGCTGACCTCGCCGTGGAACGCGCACCTCGCGCTCACCTGGCTAGCCGGATCGACCTACGGCCGGGAGTTCAGCCAGGTCCTGCCCGTGCTGTTGTGCCTGGTCATCGCCCTGCCGATCGCCCTGTCCAGCGCGCGGACGCTCGACCTGGTCTCGCTGGACGAGGACGTGCCGCGCGTACTCGGCGTCCCGCTGGACCGGTCTCGTCTCGGCTTCGCCGCGCTCGCCGCAGTGCTCACCGCCGCAGCCGCGTGCGCGGTCGGTGCGCTGGGATTCGTCGGACTCGTGGCCCCGCACGCCGCACGCGCTTTGGTGGGTTCCCAGCACGCACGCTCGCTGCCGGTGGCGGCCGCGCTGGGAGCGGTGCTGGTGTGCGTCGCGGACACGTTAGGGCGCACGGTCCTCGCGCCGACCCAGATCGCAGCGGGCCTGGTGACCGCACTGATCGGGGCTCCGTACTTCGGTTGGCTGCTGTGGCGGAGCCGCGCGAGCGTCTAG